A single genomic interval of Scatophagus argus isolate fScaArg1 chromosome 22, fScaArg1.pri, whole genome shotgun sequence harbors:
- the LOC124054096 gene encoding uncharacterized protein LOC124054096: MNSKFIMKIFNNALCKLTDMSELPERPTIKIVSCVVHSSSSLSTCSTEILSPRRTEAQRLREDPWPAEFEIPEFPVDINYRLRQGDLAYMRDGSLLKMSRDLKHGILEKLAEAMYKFMAYPADYHFGHVASALIKAHPCLSEPGSPTGYCVWKNSLKFKMGNYHTKLRRSGMADVSVNGNKRGKDFPDGDPTSSKIKRPKRSETNFLPNFPDGENTASLEKIRVELEMEAKKHLPDVLGVKKKMELTFSLRRREIVEEQPPVKKMVERWPALFTETQIYDEFSRVASKNLCQQFFEALDTHTPRLVQIMKSKGGKVSESLDGFLSQIDSQNITAKRTIVLRCLPVLLGDDDCEFHRSCFDSDTGEDQVPVGILTVIPEDDPNPAASLHLKPASIALILEGDIVLDDLSSYPEAFCLLFGLIYALHLDYPKSMRYSFEFIQKVQNCKA, encoded by the exons ATGAATTCAAAATTCATTATGAAGATCTTCAACAACGCTCTGTGCAAACTGACTGATATGTCAGAATTACCTGAACGACCTACAATCAAGATTGTGAGTTGTGTGGTCCATAGCTCATCATCCCTGAGCACATGCAGCACAGAAATCCTAAGCCCAAGACGCACTGAAGCCCAAAGACTTAGAGAAGATCCTTGGCCTGCAGAGTTTGAAATCCCGGAATTCCCTGTAGACATCAATTACAGACTAAGGCAGGGAGATCTGGCTTACATGAGAGATGGCTCCCTGTTAAAGATGTCTCGTGACTTGAAACATGGGATCTTGGAGAAACTTGCAGAAGCCATGTACAAGTTTATGGCTTACCCTGCTGATTATCACTTTGGTCATGTGGCATCTGCACTTATCAAGGCACATCCCTGTTTGTCTGAACCTGGATCACCCACTGGATATTGTGTGTGGAAAAATAGCTTGAAGTTTAAGATGGGCAATTATCACACTAAACTACGAAGGTCAGGAATGGCTGATGTCTCAGTGAATGGCAACAAAAGGGGGAAAGATTTCCCAGATGGGGACCCAACAAGCAGCAAAATCAAGAGGCCTAAAAGGAGCGAAACAAACTTCTTGCCTAATTTCCCCGATGGAGAGAATACTGCTTCTCTTGAGAAGATAAGAGTTGAACTAGAGATGGAGGCTAAAAAACATTTACCTGATGTACTTGGTGTGAAAAAGAAGATGGAACTAACATTCTcactgaggagaagagagatCGTAGAAGAGCAACCACCTGTGAAGAAGATGGTAGAACGCTGGCCAGCACTCTTCACAGAAActcag ATCTATGATGAGTTCTCAAGAGTTGCCAGCAAAAATCTTTGCCAACAGTTCTTTGAAGCAttggacacgcacacaccccGTCTTGTTCAGATAATGAAGTCCAAAGGGGGGAAAGTCAGTGAATCCCTTGATGGCTTTCTCAGCCAGATTGATAGTCAG AACATCACTGCTAAACGGACCATTGTGCTGCGCTGTCTGCCCGTGCTCCTTGGAGATGATGACTGTGAATTCCACAGAAGTTGTTTT GATTCAGACACAGGAGAGGACCAGGTGCCAGTGGGTATACTGACAGTCATCCCTGAGGACGACCCAAATCCTGCGGCCAGTCTTCACCTCAAGCCTGCCAGCATTGCTCTAATTCTTGAGGGAGACATAGTCTTGGATGATCTGTCTTCATACCCTGAAGCGTTTTGCTTGTTGTTTGGCCTGATTTACGCTTTGCATCTTGACTACCCGAAGTCAATGAGGTATTCGTTTGAGTTCATTCAGAAAGTCCAAAATTGCAAAGcttga